The proteins below are encoded in one region of Pacificitalea manganoxidans:
- a CDS encoding accessory factor UbiK family protein, with translation MQSRNKFFDDMSQLMTNAMGVAQGAKDEAETAMKGWVDRWLADRDFVTRDEFEAVRGMAQKAREENEALKARLDALEKSKPGG, from the coding sequence ATGCAAAGCCGGAACAAGTTTTTCGACGACATGTCGCAGCTGATGACCAACGCGATGGGCGTGGCACAGGGCGCCAAGGACGAAGCCGAAACCGCCATGAAGGGCTGGGTTGACCGCTGGCTGGCCGACCGCGATTTCGTCACCCGTGACGAATTTGAAGCGGTGCGCGGCATGGCCCAGAAAGCCCGCGAAGAAAACGAGGCGCTGAAAGCCCGTCTCGACGCGCTGGAAAAATCGAAGCCCGGCGGCTGA
- the lgt gene encoding prolipoprotein diacylglyceryl transferase, protein MQAMITFPEINPEIFSLALGGFEFALRWYALAYIAGILAGWWIAVVLNRNPALWHRGVAPMTRSQVDDLVTWVILGIVLGGRLGFVLFYRPGYYLENPGAILQLWQGGMSFHGGLLGVVISVGIFSIRQSLPKLSMTDVLALCVPPGLFFGRLANFINGELWGRPTDVPWGMKFPTLCTSPIAQGCEVPGAWFYYGNELTRHPSQLYEAVLEGLVLGGVLLWLAYRRGALKQPGLIAGVFFAGYGAARFVVEHFRQADAQFMSPDNPLGFVIGSGQVGITMGQLLSLPMIALGLVLIWVSRRQRDRREVTEGSRA, encoded by the coding sequence ATGCAGGCAATGATCACCTTCCCCGAAATCAACCCCGAGATCTTCTCGCTGGCGCTTGGCGGCTTTGAATTCGCGCTGCGCTGGTATGCGCTGGCTTATATCGCGGGGATTCTCGCAGGGTGGTGGATTGCCGTCGTGCTGAACCGCAATCCGGCGCTGTGGCATCGCGGGGTTGCGCCCATGACCCGGTCGCAGGTCGATGATCTGGTGACATGGGTGATCCTTGGCATCGTGCTGGGCGGGCGGCTGGGCTTCGTGCTGTTCTACCGGCCCGGCTACTATCTGGAAAATCCCGGCGCGATCCTGCAGCTGTGGCAGGGCGGCATGTCCTTCCATGGCGGGCTTTTGGGCGTCGTGATTAGCGTCGGCATCTTCTCGATCCGGCAATCGCTGCCGAAACTGTCGATGACCGATGTGCTGGCCTTGTGCGTGCCGCCGGGGCTGTTCTTTGGCCGGTTGGCAAATTTCATCAATGGCGAGTTGTGGGGCCGCCCCACCGATGTCCCGTGGGGCATGAAGTTCCCGACCCTGTGCACCAGTCCCATCGCGCAGGGCTGCGAAGTGCCGGGCGCTTGGTTCTACTACGGCAACGAACTGACGCGGCATCCCTCGCAATTGTATGAAGCCGTGCTGGAAGGGCTCGTGCTGGGCGGTGTGTTGCTGTGGCTTGCCTATCGGCGCGGCGCGCTGAAACAGCCGGGGCTGATCGCGGGCGTGTTTTTTGCGGGCTATGGCGCGGCGCGGTTTGTTGTCGAACATTTCCGCCAAGCCGATGCGCAATTCATGTCGCCCGATAACCCGCTGGGCTTTGTTATCGGGTCGGGGCAGGTCGGGATCACGATGGGGCAGCTTCTGTCGCTGCCGATGATCGCGCTTGGGCTTGTGCTCATCTGGGTTTCGCGCCGTCAGCGCGACCGGCGGGAGGTGACCGAGGGCTCCCGCGCGTGA
- a CDS encoding class I SAM-dependent methyltransferase, producing MPLSDYMAECLLHPEHGYYSRGEAFGVAGDFTTAPEISQMFGELIGLALAQAWLDQGRPSPFVLAELGPGRGTLMADLLRATRAMPGFHAAARIVLVEASPALRETQARALTGYPVEWADSVADLPDLPLFLIANEFFDALPIRQFHRAPEGWAEVMVQRAETGLCFGLSAAAPRAPLMHRLADTAPGDIVEHCPALAPATTDLASRIAARGGVALIFDYGDAVSRGDTLQALRDHAPVHPLAHPGEDDLTAHVDFAEIARAAHAAGATASAMMGQGAWLERLGITARAKALAKRMDTDEALRSHIAAHRRLTHPAEMGSLFKTIAITPNGAPQAPGYDPA from the coding sequence ATGCCGCTGTCGGACTATATGGCGGAATGCCTGCTGCATCCCGAACATGGCTACTACAGCCGGGGCGAGGCGTTTGGCGTCGCCGGGGATTTCACTACGGCACCGGAAATCAGCCAGATGTTCGGGGAATTGATCGGGCTGGCGCTGGCGCAGGCGTGGCTGGACCAAGGCCGCCCCTCGCCCTTCGTGTTGGCCGAGCTTGGCCCCGGTCGCGGCACGCTCATGGCCGACCTGCTGCGCGCCACGCGGGCGATGCCCGGCTTTCACGCCGCGGCGCGGATCGTGCTGGTCGAAGCAAGCCCGGCATTGCGCGAGACGCAGGCGCGGGCGCTGACCGGCTATCCGGTGGAATGGGCCGACAGCGTCGCCGATCTTCCCGATCTGCCGCTGTTCTTGATCGCCAACGAATTTTTCGACGCGCTGCCGATCCGCCAGTTTCACCGCGCGCCCGAAGGCTGGGCCGAGGTGATGGTGCAGCGCGCGGAAACCGGGCTGTGCTTTGGCCTGTCTGCCGCTGCGCCGCGCGCGCCGTTGATGCACCGGCTTGCCGATACCGCGCCGGGGGACATCGTCGAACATTGCCCGGCACTTGCCCCCGCCACCACCGACCTTGCCTCACGCATTGCGGCACGGGGCGGCGTGGCGCTGATTTTCGACTACGGCGACGCGGTTTCGCGGGGGGACACGTTGCAGGCACTGCGCGACCATGCCCCCGTGCATCCGCTTGCCCATCCCGGCGAGGACGATCTGACCGCCCATGTGGATTTCGCCGAAATCGCCCGTGCCGCCCATGCAGCTGGCGCGACGGCGAGCGCCATGATGGGGCAGGGCGCATGGCTAGAGCGTTTGGGCATTACCGCGCGCGCCAAGGCGCTGGCCAAGCGGATGGACACCGACGAGGCGCTTCGCTCCCATATCGCCGCACATCGTCGCTTGACCCACCCGGCGGAAATGGGTTCGCTCTTCAAGACGATCGCAATCACCCCGAACGGTGCTCCTCAGGCCCCAGGATACGATCCCGCATGA
- the pgeF gene encoding peptidoglycan editing factor PgeF, translated as MMLEIITHQALSPALHGFFTRKGGASSGVFAGLNCGMGSSDQESAVIVNRERVASAMYALPEDMQAVTQVHSADVVAVEVATEDRPRADALVTATPGVVLTVLTADCQPVLFADLEGGVVGAAHAGWRGTLDGVLEATVEAMIDLGADRERITAIVGPSISQAAYEVGPDFMDTFMMADPDAQRFFAQGKGDRVQFDLPGYGVHRLRETGIGYAEWTRHCTYADPDRFYSFRRATHRGEADYGRLLSAIKL; from the coding sequence ATGATGCTCGAAATCATTACCCACCAAGCGCTGTCCCCCGCGTTGCATGGCTTCTTCACCCGCAAGGGAGGGGCGTCTTCGGGCGTGTTTGCCGGGCTGAATTGCGGGATGGGCAGTTCGGATCAGGAATCGGCGGTCATCGTCAATCGCGAGCGCGTGGCGTCTGCCATGTATGCACTGCCCGAAGATATGCAGGCCGTGACGCAGGTGCATTCGGCGGATGTTGTCGCGGTCGAGGTGGCAACCGAGGATCGCCCCCGCGCCGACGCGCTGGTCACCGCGACCCCCGGCGTGGTGCTGACGGTGTTGACTGCCGATTGCCAGCCGGTGCTGTTTGCCGATCTCGAAGGCGGCGTCGTCGGTGCGGCCCATGCCGGATGGCGCGGCACGCTTGACGGCGTGCTCGAAGCGACGGTCGAAGCGATGATCGATCTTGGCGCGGATCGGGAGCGGATCACCGCCATTGTCGGACCGTCGATTTCGCAGGCCGCCTATGAGGTGGGTCCAGATTTCATGGACACCTTCATGATGGCCGACCCGGACGCGCAGCGCTTCTTTGCGCAGGGAAAGGGGGATCGGGTGCAGTTCGATCTGCCGGGCTACGGCGTGCATCGGTTGCGCGAAACTGGGATCGGCTACGCGGAATGGACCCGGCATTGCACCTATGCCGATCCGGATCGGTTCTATTCCTTCCGCCGTGCGACCCATCGCGGCGAGGCCGATTACGGCCGTCTGCTGTCCGCGATCAAGCTCTGA
- a CDS encoding Lrp/AsnC family transcriptional regulator, with protein sequence MPTVKLDPIDRKILAELQADGRMTNVELAKRVGISAPPCLRRVRTLEEAGLIRGYHADIDARELGFEVQVFALVGLSSQAEVDLSAFEQKCREWPLVRECHMLNGEIDFILKCVAPDLSTFQSFLTEHLTAAPNVASVKTSLVIRNAKDEPAVPFEVLEDRLAKSA encoded by the coding sequence ATGCCAACCGTCAAGCTTGACCCCATCGATCGTAAGATCCTCGCCGAACTTCAGGCCGATGGCCGGATGACCAATGTGGAATTGGCCAAGCGGGTCGGCATCTCCGCCCCCCCCTGCCTGCGCCGTGTGCGCACGCTGGAGGAAGCAGGCCTGATCCGTGGCTATCATGCCGATATTGACGCGCGCGAACTGGGGTTCGAGGTGCAGGTTTTCGCACTGGTCGGGCTTAGCAGTCAGGCGGAGGTCGATCTGTCGGCGTTCGAGCAGAAATGCCGGGAATGGCCGCTTGTGCGCGAATGCCACATGCTGAACGGCGAGATCGATTTCATCCTGAAATGCGTCGCCCCGGACCTGTCGACGTTCCAGAGCTTCCTGACCGAGCATCTGACCGCCGCGCCAAATGTGGCCAGCGTCAAAACTTCGCTCGTTATCCGCAATGCCAAGGACGAGCCCGCCGTGCCGTTCGAGGTGCTGGAAGACAGGCTCGCCAAAAGCGCCTGA
- the trxB gene encoding thioredoxin-disulfide reductase, whose amino-acid sequence MTQSATRHTKALIIGSGPAGYTAAVYASRAMLEPILVQGIQPGGQLTITTEVENWPGDTEVQGPDLMIRMEEHARAMGTEILTDHIASLDLSKRPFTATSDSGTTYTADALILATGAQAKWLGLPSEEKFKGFGVSACATCDGFFYRGKEVVVIGGGNTAVEEALFLTNFASKVTLIHRRDTLRAEKILQNRLFKHPKVELMWDHEVEEVIGSENPLGVEAVRARHVETGEITEVPCAGFFVAIGHAPASELVVGQLELHDGGYVKVQPGSTATSIPGVFAAGDLTDHIYRQAVTSAGMGCMAALDAERFLASVGEAEGAQTPAEAPAEA is encoded by the coding sequence ATGACCCAGTCCGCGACCCGCCACACCAAGGCCCTGATCATCGGGTCGGGCCCCGCCGGCTACACCGCTGCCGTCTATGCCAGCCGCGCGATGCTGGAGCCGATCCTTGTGCAGGGGATTCAGCCTGGCGGCCAGCTGACCATCACCACCGAGGTGGAGAACTGGCCCGGCGATACCGAGGTGCAGGGGCCGGACCTGATGATCCGGATGGAAGAGCATGCCCGTGCGATGGGCACGGAGATCCTGACCGATCATATCGCTTCGCTCGACCTGTCGAAGCGTCCCTTCACCGCGACGTCTGACAGCGGCACGACCTACACCGCCGATGCGCTAATCCTTGCCACCGGCGCGCAGGCGAAGTGGCTTGGTCTGCCCTCCGAGGAGAAGTTCAAGGGCTTCGGCGTGTCGGCCTGCGCGACCTGCGACGGGTTTTTCTATCGCGGCAAAGAGGTCGTCGTGATCGGGGGTGGCAACACGGCCGTCGAAGAAGCGCTGTTCCTGACCAATTTCGCGTCCAAGGTCACGCTGATCCACCGCCGCGACACCCTGCGGGCCGAAAAGATCCTGCAAAACCGCCTGTTCAAGCATCCCAAGGTCGAACTGATGTGGGATCATGAGGTCGAAGAGGTGATCGGCTCCGAAAACCCGCTTGGCGTGGAGGCCGTGCGCGCCCGCCACGTCGAGACCGGCGAGATCACCGAAGTGCCCTGCGCGGGCTTCTTCGTGGCGATTGGCCACGCGCCCGCCTCCGAACTGGTGGTGGGCCAGCTGGAGCTGCATGACGGCGGCTATGTGAAGGTGCAGCCCGGCTCTACCGCCACGTCGATTCCCGGCGTGTTCGCGGCAGGCGATCTGACCGATCACATTTACCGTCAGGCGGTGACGTCGGCGGGGATGGGCTGCATGGCGGCGCTCGACGCGGAGCGATTCCTTGCAAGTGTGGGCGAGGCAGAGGGCGCCCAGACCCCCGCAGAAGCCCCGGCTGAGGCATAA
- a CDS encoding bifunctional sulfate adenylyltransferase/adenylylsulfate kinase: MSNLAPVPELYVSYESAQKLKVEAGDLLSWDLTPRQICDLELLMNGGFNPLKGFLTEADYDSVVDNMRTADGALWPMPITLDVSEKFADGVEPGTDIALRDQEGVILAILSVTDKWVPNKAREAEKVFGADDEAHPAVNYLHNIAGPVYLGGPITGIQQPVHYDFKARRDTPNELRTFLRKMGWRRIVAFQTRNPLHRAHQELTFRAARESQANLLIHPVVGMTKPGDVDHFTRVRCYEAVLDKYPAATTTMSLLPLAMRMAGPREAVWHGLIRKNYGVTHFIVGRDHAGPGKNSQGEDFYGPYDAQDLFREHEAEMGIEMVPFKHMVYVEERAQYEPADEIADKDKVTILNISGTELRRRLAEGLEIPEWFSFPEVVSELRKTRPPRAKQGFTVFFTGFSGSGKSTIANALMVKLMEAGGRPVTLLDGDIVRKNLSSELGFSKEHRDLNIRRIGYVASEITKNGGIAICAPIAPYAATRRAVRQDVEEYGAFVEIHVATPIEVCEARDRKGLYKLAREGKIKEFTGISDPYDVPENPELRVETENVDVDHCAHQVLLKLEAMGLFSGQS, from the coding sequence ATGTCCAATCTTGCCCCCGTCCCCGAGCTTTACGTCTCCTACGAAAGCGCCCAGAAACTAAAGGTCGAGGCCGGCGACCTGCTGAGCTGGGATCTGACCCCGCGCCAGATCTGCGACCTTGAACTGCTGATGAACGGCGGGTTCAACCCGCTCAAGGGCTTCCTGACCGAAGCCGATTACGACAGCGTTGTGGACAATATGCGCACCGCCGATGGTGCGCTGTGGCCCATGCCCATCACCCTCGACGTGTCCGAGAAATTCGCTGATGGCGTCGAGCCGGGCACCGACATCGCGCTGCGCGACCAAGAAGGCGTGATCCTCGCCATCCTGTCCGTTACCGATAAATGGGTGCCGAACAAGGCGCGCGAGGCGGAGAAGGTTTTCGGCGCTGACGATGAGGCGCATCCGGCGGTGAACTACCTGCACAACATTGCGGGTCCGGTTTATCTCGGCGGTCCGATCACCGGCATCCAGCAGCCCGTGCATTATGACTTCAAAGCGCGCCGCGACACGCCCAACGAGTTGCGCACCTTCCTGCGCAAGATGGGCTGGCGCCGCATCGTCGCGTTCCAGACCCGCAACCCGCTGCACCGCGCGCATCAGGAGCTGACCTTCCGTGCCGCGCGCGAAAGCCAAGCGAACCTGCTGATCCATCCGGTCGTCGGCATGACCAAGCCGGGCGATGTAGATCACTTCACCCGCGTGCGCTGCTACGAGGCGGTGCTGGACAAATACCCCGCCGCCACCACCACGATGAGCCTGCTGCCGCTGGCCATGCGTATGGCTGGTCCGCGTGAGGCCGTCTGGCACGGGCTGATCCGGAAAAACTATGGCGTCACCCACTTCATCGTTGGGCGCGATCACGCCGGTCCGGGCAAAAACAGCCAGGGCGAAGACTTCTACGGCCCCTATGACGCGCAGGATCTGTTCCGCGAGCACGAGGCCGAGATGGGCATCGAAATGGTGCCGTTCAAACACATGGTTTATGTCGAGGAGCGCGCGCAATACGAGCCCGCGGACGAGATCGCCGACAAGGATAAGGTCACGATCCTCAACATTTCGGGCACCGAACTGCGCCGCCGTCTGGCCGAAGGTCTGGAAATCCCGGAATGGTTCTCCTTCCCCGAGGTGGTGTCCGAGCTTCGCAAAACCCGTCCGCCGCGGGCCAAGCAGGGCTTCACCGTGTTTTTCACCGGCTTCTCCGGGTCCGGCAAATCCACCATCGCCAACGCGCTGATGGTCAAGCTGATGGAAGCGGGCGGTCGCCCGGTGACGTTGCTCGACGGGGATATCGTGCGCAAGAATCTCAGCTCCGAACTGGGCTTCTCCAAGGAGCATCGTGACCTGAACATCCGCCGTATCGGCTATGTCGCGTCCGAGATCACCAAAAACGGCGGCATCGCCATCTGCGCACCCATCGCGCCCTATGCCGCCACCCGCCGCGCCGTCCGTCAGGATGTCGAGGAATATGGCGCCTTTGTCGAAATCCACGTCGCCACCCCGATCGAGGTCTGCGAAGCACGCGACCGCAAGGGCCTCTATAAGCTGGCGCGCGAGGGCAAGATCAAGGAATTCACCGGCATCTCCGACCCCTACGATGTGCCCGAAAACCCCGAATTGCGGGTCGAGACGGAAAATGTCGATGTGGATCACTGCGCCCATCAGGTGCTGCTGAAGCTCGAAGCCATGGGTCTTTTCAGCGGCCAGAGCTAG
- a CDS encoding DUF1150 family protein: MDTEYPFGAEAEIAQKAIVYVRAVDVEDLPEEVQEQAMGRKQLYAVHSEDGERLALVGDRHLAFVLARQNDLTPVAVH; the protein is encoded by the coding sequence ATGGACACCGAATATCCCTTCGGCGCCGAGGCCGAAATCGCCCAGAAGGCAATCGTCTATGTGCGTGCTGTAGATGTCGAAGACCTCCCCGAGGAGGTTCAGGAACAGGCCATGGGCCGCAAGCAGCTTTACGCCGTGCATAGCGAAGATGGCGAACGTCTGGCGCTGGTCGGCGACCGCCATCTGGCCTTTGTGCTGGCGCGGCAGAACGATCTGACGCCCGTCGCCGTGCACTGA
- a CDS encoding Hsp20 family protein, with protein sequence MSKTTLGSHPFLLGFEQLERLVERTAKTGNDGYPPYNIEQKSDLSYRITLAVAGFSDADLSITLEARQLVIRGRQTDDSGERVFLHRGIAARQFQRSFVLAEGVDVTGATLENGLLHLDLERSAPETVVHTIPITRS encoded by the coding sequence ATGAGCAAGACGACACTGGGGTCGCACCCCTTCCTTTTGGGGTTCGAGCAGCTTGAACGGCTGGTCGAACGCACTGCCAAGACCGGCAATGACGGATATCCCCCCTACAACATCGAACAGAAAAGCGATCTCAGTTATCGCATCACGCTGGCCGTGGCCGGGTTTTCGGACGCCGATCTGTCGATCACCCTAGAGGCGCGCCAACTGGTGATCCGGGGCCGCCAAACCGATGACAGCGGGGAGCGGGTTTTCCTGCACCGGGGCATCGCGGCGCGTCAGTTTCAGCGCAGCTTCGTGCTTGCGGAGGGTGTCGATGTGACCGGCGCAACGCTTGAAAACGGGCTTTTGCACCTCGATCTGGAACGAAGCGCCCCTGAAACCGTTGTTCACACAATCCCGATAACCCGGAGCTGA
- a CDS encoding YdcH family protein, translating into MNAPSEMNHDEVLKVRLEVLKREHRDLDEAIAALQRGTADQFTLQRLKRQKLHLKDQIARVEDELYPDIIA; encoded by the coding sequence ATGAACGCACCCAGTGAAATGAACCATGACGAGGTGCTGAAGGTGCGCCTCGAAGTGCTGAAGCGCGAGCATCGCGATCTCGACGAGGCGATTGCGGCGCTGCAACGGGGCACGGCGGATCAATTCACCCTGCAACGGCTGAAGCGGCAGAAGCTGCATCTGAAGGATCAGATCGCCCGCGTCGAGGATGAGCTTTACCCCGATATCATCGCTTGA
- the purE gene encoding 5-(carboxyamino)imidazole ribonucleotide mutase: MGSQSDWPTMKRAAELLDELGISYEARIVSAHRTPDRLWSYGKDAAGRGLKAIIAGAGGAAHLPGMMASKTRIPVIGVPIQTRALSGVDSLYSIVQMPRGYPVATMAIGEAGAANAALMAAGILGITDPALAERLDSWRAALSASIPEEPQDD, translated from the coding sequence ATGGGCAGTCAGTCCGACTGGCCGACGATGAAACGCGCAGCCGAGCTGCTGGACGAACTGGGGATCAGCTACGAGGCGCGCATCGTCTCGGCGCACCGCACACCCGACAGGCTGTGGAGCTACGGCAAGGACGCGGCGGGTCGCGGGCTGAAAGCGATCATCGCCGGGGCCGGTGGCGCGGCACATCTGCCCGGCATGATGGCGTCCAAGACCCGCATCCCGGTCATCGGCGTGCCGATCCAGACCCGCGCCCTGTCGGGGGTCGACAGCCTCTATTCCATCGTGCAGATGCCGCGCGGCTATCCGGTCGCGACGATGGCCATCGGGGAGGCAGGCGCCGCCAATGCCGCGCTGATGGCGGCAGGCATCCTTGGCATCACCGACCCCGCTCTGGCCGAGCGTCTCGACAGTTGGCGCGCGGCGTTGTCGGCCTCGATCCCGGAGGAGCCGCAGGATGACTGA
- a CDS encoding 5-(carboxyamino)imidazole ribonucleotide synthase produces MTEQLPLNSVIGIVGGGQLGRMLSVAAGRLGYRTHIFDPAPGGPAMQLADAATVAPYDDHAALARFAAACNVITYEFENIPAEAIAVLEGGTAPVRPGRRALETSQDRLVEKDFLAGLGLQTAPYRTVDSADDLAAALDAIGAPAILKTRRMGYDGKGQARLQSPADADAALAAMQGAPAILEGFVEFSHEVSVIAARGVTGEVSCFDPGENLHAEGILRTTSVPARLTSSQRTDAVLLAGRILNALDYVGVMGVELFVTTGGLIVNEIAPRVHNSGHWTQNGCAVDQFEQHIRAVAGWPLGDGLRHSDVVMENLIGDDMDRVPELARLPHAALHLYGKAETRAGRKMGHVNIVQPKQG; encoded by the coding sequence ATGACTGAGCAACTGCCCCTCAATTCGGTGATCGGCATTGTTGGCGGCGGCCAACTGGGCCGGATGCTGTCCGTCGCGGCGGGGCGGCTGGGCTACCGCACCCATATCTTTGATCCGGCACCGGGTGGGCCGGCGATGCAACTGGCCGATGCCGCGACCGTCGCCCCCTATGACGATCACGCCGCGCTGGCGCGTTTTGCCGCTGCCTGCAACGTCATCACCTACGAGTTCGAGAACATCCCCGCCGAAGCGATCGCGGTGCTGGAGGGCGGGACAGCCCCGGTGCGCCCCGGCCGCCGCGCGTTGGAGACCAGTCAGGACCGGCTGGTGGAGAAGGATTTCCTTGCCGGTCTGGGGCTGCAAACCGCCCCCTATCGCACCGTCGACAGCGCCGATGACCTTGCCGCCGCGCTGGACGCAATCGGCGCGCCTGCAATCCTGAAGACCCGGCGCATGGGCTACGATGGCAAAGGGCAGGCGCGGCTCCAATCGCCCGCAGACGCCGATGCCGCATTGGCCGCGATGCAGGGCGCGCCCGCGATCCTCGAAGGTTTTGTCGAGTTCTCCCATGAGGTGAGCGTCATCGCCGCGCGCGGTGTGACGGGCGAAGTGTCCTGCTTCGATCCCGGCGAAAACCTGCATGCGGAGGGCATTCTGCGGACCACCTCCGTGCCCGCGCGGCTGACCTCCAGCCAACGCACCGATGCGGTGTTGCTGGCCGGGCGTATCCTCAACGCGCTCGATTATGTCGGTGTGATGGGGGTGGAGTTGTTCGTGACGACCGGGGGGCTCATCGTCAATGAAATCGCCCCGCGCGTGCACAATTCCGGACACTGGACGCAAAACGGCTGCGCGGTTGACCAGTTCGAACAGCACATTCGGGCCGTGGCGGGCTGGCCGCTGGGCGACGGGCTGCGTCATTCCGATGTGGTGATGGAAAACCTGATCGGGGATGACATGGACCGCGTGCCTGAATTGGCGCGCCTGCCACATGCGGCGCTGCACCTCTATGGCAAGGCCGAAACCCGCGCTGGCCGCAAGATGGGCCATGTGAATATCGTCCAGCCCAAACAGGGCTGA
- the argF gene encoding ornithine carbamoyltransferase, which yields MSHSHFLDIHKTDPADLRRMLDDAQRIKAARAGKPKGARDAETPLADHLVALIFEKPSTRTRTSFDVGVRQMGGETLVLTGSEMQLGHGESIADTARVLSRYVDMIMIRTFAEETLLELAEHATVPVINGLTNRTHPCQIMADVMTYEEHRGPITGKKVVWAGDGNNVCASFLHAAGQLGFDMVWTGPETLAPEAEFVEGARACGASVTFEPDPMKAVEGADLVVADTWVSMHDPQETRARRHNQLGPYQVNDRLMAAAGKDALFMHCLPAHRGEEVTDSVMDGPQSVIFDEAENRLHAQKAVMRYCLGA from the coding sequence ATGAGCCATTCGCATTTCCTCGACATCCACAAAACCGATCCCGCCGATCTACGGCGGATGCTGGACGACGCGCAGCGGATCAAGGCCGCCCGCGCGGGTAAGCCGAAAGGTGCGCGCGACGCCGAAACCCCGCTGGCCGATCACCTCGTGGCGCTGATTTTCGAGAAGCCATCAACCCGCACGCGGACCTCCTTCGATGTGGGCGTGCGGCAGATGGGCGGCGAAACTCTGGTCCTGACCGGGTCGGAGATGCAGCTGGGCCACGGCGAAAGCATCGCAGACACCGCCCGCGTGCTGAGCCGCTATGTCGATATGATCATGATCCGCACCTTTGCCGAAGAAACCCTGCTGGAACTGGCCGAACATGCCACGGTGCCGGTCATCAACGGGCTGACCAACCGCACGCATCCCTGTCAGATCATGGCCGATGTGATGACCTATGAGGAACATCGCGGCCCGATCACCGGCAAGAAGGTCGTCTGGGCCGGGGATGGCAACAATGTCTGCGCCTCGTTTCTGCATGCGGCGGGGCAGTTGGGCTTTGACATGGTGTGGACCGGACCCGAAACGCTGGCCCCGGAGGCGGAATTTGTCGAAGGCGCGCGGGCGTGCGGCGCGTCGGTCACGTTCGAGCCGGACCCGATGAAAGCCGTCGAAGGTGCCGATCTGGTCGTCGCAGATACATGGGTGTCGATGCACGATCCGCAGGAAACCCGCGCCCGGCGCCATAATCAACTGGGCCCCTATCAGGTCAATGATCGGCTGATGGCGGCGGCGGGCAAGGACGCGTTGTTCATGCATTGCCTGCCCGCCCATCGCGGCGAGGAAGTCACGGATTCGGTGATGGATGGCCCGCAATCGGTGATCTTCGACGAGGCCGAGAACCGTCTGCACGCGCAGAAGGCCGTGATGCGCTACTGCCTTGGCGCATGA